In one window of Gammaproteobacteria bacterium DNA:
- a CDS encoding adenosylhomocysteinase — protein MNAIPESTRDYNIADMGLADWGRKEIRIAETEMPGLMAVRAKSRDEKPLKGARIAGSLHMTIQTAVLIESLRELGAEVRWASCNIFSTQDHAAAAIAATGVPVYAYKGESLEEYWQYTHKIMEWADGGTPNMILDDGGDATLLVILGARAEQDPSVLDQPTSEEEQVLFAAIKQRLQEQPGWYSNVKKNIRGVTEETTTGVHRLYQMQAKGELPFPAINVNDSVTKSKFDNLYGCRESLVDGIKRATDVMVAGKIAVVLGYGDVGKGCAQSLRGLGATVWVTEVDPICALQAAMEGYRVVDMNEAAALADIFVTATGNYHVITHDHMAAMKDQAIVCNIGHFDNEIDVASVEKYEWENIKPQVDHIIFPDGKRIILLAEGRLVNLGCATGHPSFVMSNSFTNQVLAQMELWQNPERYQNEVYVLPKKLDEEVARLHLAKIGARLTELSKEQADYIGVPVEGPYKPDHYRY, from the coding sequence ATGAACGCAATTCCCGAATCCACCCGAGACTACAACATCGCCGACATGGGCCTGGCCGACTGGGGCCGCAAGGAAATCAGGATCGCGGAAACGGAAATGCCCGGCCTGATGGCCGTGCGCGCCAAATCCCGCGATGAGAAACCGCTCAAGGGCGCCCGCATCGCCGGCAGTTTGCACATGACCATCCAGACCGCCGTACTCATCGAAAGCCTGCGGGAACTGGGCGCCGAGGTGCGCTGGGCCTCGTGCAACATCTTCTCCACCCAGGACCACGCCGCCGCCGCCATCGCCGCCACCGGCGTGCCGGTATACGCCTACAAGGGCGAAAGCCTGGAAGAGTACTGGCAGTACACCCACAAAATCATGGAATGGGCCGACGGCGGCACCCCCAATATGATTCTGGACGATGGCGGCGACGCCACGCTGCTGGTCATTCTCGGTGCCAGGGCGGAGCAGGATCCCAGCGTGCTGGACCAGCCCACCAGCGAAGAAGAGCAGGTGCTGTTCGCCGCCATCAAACAACGCCTGCAGGAACAGCCGGGCTGGTATTCCAACGTCAAAAAGAACATCCGCGGCGTAACCGAGGAAACCACCACCGGCGTGCATCGCCTGTATCAGATGCAGGCCAAGGGCGAGCTGCCCTTCCCCGCCATCAACGTCAACGACTCGGTGACCAAATCCAAGTTCGACAATTTGTACGGCTGCCGCGAATCCCTGGTGGACGGCATCAAACGCGCCACCGATGTGATGGTGGCCGGCAAAATCGCCGTGGTGCTGGGCTATGGCGACGTGGGCAAGGGCTGCGCCCAATCCCTGCGCGGCCTGGGTGCCACGGTGTGGGTGACGGAAGTGGATCCCATCTGCGCCCTGCAGGCGGCCATGGAGGGCTACCGCGTGGTGGACATGAACGAGGCGGCCGCGCTGGCGGACATCTTTGTCACCGCCACCGGCAACTATCACGTCATCACCCACGACCACATGGCCGCCATGAAAGACCAGGCCATCGTCTGCAACATTGGCCATTTCGATAACGAGATCGACGTGGCCAGCGTGGAAAAATACGAGTGGGAAAACATCAAGCCCCAGGTGGACCACATCATCTTCCCCGACGGCAAGCGCATCATCCTGCTGGCCGAAGGCCGGCTGGTGAATCTGGGCTGCGCCACCGGTCACCCCAGCTTCGTCATGTCCAACTCCTTCACCAACCAGGTGCTGGCGCAGATGGAGCTGTGGCAAAACCCGGAGCGGTACCAAAACGAAGTGTATGTGCTGCCGAAGAAACTGGACGAAGAAGTGGCCCGCCTGCACCTGGCCAAGATTGGCGCCCGCCTGACCGAGCTGAGCAAGGAACAAGCGGACTACATCGGCGTGCCGGTGGAAGGGCCGTACAAACCTGACCACTATCGCTATTGA
- the metF gene encoding methylenetetrahydrofolate reductase [NAD(P)H], which yields MKSQAPYPKSYSFEFFPPKTETGREKLRQTYQQLGTLKPCYVSVTYGAGGSTRERTFQAVSDIKEGGLPVAPHLSCVGATRQTLREILNHYKSQNIRHIIALRGDLPSGSHQVGELRYANELVSFIREESGDHFFVEVAAYPEFHPQAPSAEADLKNFKRKVDAGADAAITQYFYNPDAYFRFVESCEKMGLELPVTPGIMPITNYQQLARFSDACGAEIPRWLRWRLQDYGDDIQSLRAFGLDVTTKLCADLLEGGAPGLHFYTMNQAGPTMAIWERLGLKSSPTK from the coding sequence ATGAAATCCCAAGCGCCCTATCCCAAATCCTACAGCTTCGAGTTTTTCCCGCCCAAAACCGAGACAGGCCGGGAGAAACTGCGCCAGACCTACCAACAACTGGGCACCCTCAAGCCCTGCTACGTGTCCGTCACCTACGGCGCCGGCGGCTCCACCCGGGAACGCACTTTTCAAGCCGTCTCGGATATCAAGGAGGGCGGCCTGCCGGTCGCGCCCCACTTGTCTTGCGTGGGCGCCACCCGGCAGACCCTTCGCGAGATATTGAATCACTACAAGTCGCAAAACATCCGCCATATCATCGCCTTGCGCGGCGACCTGCCTTCAGGCAGCCATCAAGTGGGCGAACTGCGTTACGCCAATGAACTGGTGTCGTTCATCCGCGAGGAAAGCGGCGATCATTTCTTTGTCGAAGTGGCCGCCTACCCTGAGTTTCACCCCCAGGCCCCCAGCGCCGAAGCGGATTTGAAAAACTTCAAACGCAAAGTGGACGCCGGCGCGGACGCGGCCATCACCCAGTACTTCTACAATCCTGACGCCTACTTCCGCTTTGTGGAAAGCTGCGAAAAAATGGGTCTGGAACTGCCTGTCACCCCGGGCATCATGCCCATCACCAACTACCAACAGCTGGCGCGCTTCTCCGATGCCTGCGGCGCGGAAATCCCCCGCTGGCTGCGCTGGCGTTTGCAGGACTACGGTGACGACATCCAATCCCTGCGCGCCTTCGGACTGGATGTGACCACCAAGCTCTGCGCCGACTTGCTGGAAGGCGGCGCGCCGGGTTTGCATTTCTACACCATGAACCAGGCCGGGCCCACCATGGCCATTTGGGAACGCCTGGGTTTAAAATCCAGCCCGACGAAGTGA